From the Sphingomonas aliaeris genome, one window contains:
- a CDS encoding acyltransferase family protein, producing the protein MDRVKAHRYGALDSLRGVCACMIVLLHFRTLGTIGGLPFVQNAFLFVDFFFVLSGFVIAASYGEKLQAGFSIVRFMGLRLGRIYPLHIFVLGIFLLFEIATMGVARNTSHQPFAGNYSLELLLANMALVQTFVGPEGASWNMPAWSIAVEVWTYLVFAISFRYLGRFIVPTAIALVLGCSLYLVFATDRYLNVFHDGAFARCLIGFSIGVITYHAHRRLQLEPPRPFASAIEIAVVVAVTGMVSVAGMGALSLLLPPLFGVAIFVFATQSGIISKLLLAPVPRYLGKISYSIYLVHLFIVYRFFNMLEVVQRKLGITGLVTSVNGEDLAGPTPLWGDLLSITMLVTVIAVASFTYSYVERPANEWSRRKLLGRREKGVPTGLLGAEMPATEGRPRI; encoded by the coding sequence ATGGACCGCGTCAAAGCTCATCGTTACGGTGCCCTGGACAGCCTTCGAGGTGTCTGCGCATGCATGATCGTGCTGCTGCATTTTCGAACCTTGGGCACAATCGGTGGCTTGCCGTTCGTTCAAAATGCCTTCCTGTTCGTCGATTTCTTTTTCGTGCTCAGCGGGTTCGTGATCGCCGCGAGCTATGGGGAGAAACTGCAGGCCGGGTTTTCGATCGTCCGTTTCATGGGGCTGCGGCTCGGACGTATCTACCCACTTCACATCTTCGTCCTGGGCATCTTTTTATTGTTCGAGATAGCCACGATGGGCGTTGCGCGGAATACATCCCATCAGCCGTTCGCCGGAAACTACAGCCTAGAGCTTTTGTTGGCGAACATGGCGCTTGTCCAAACGTTCGTCGGACCGGAAGGCGCCTCATGGAACATGCCCGCGTGGAGCATCGCCGTGGAGGTATGGACCTACCTCGTCTTCGCGATTAGCTTCCGGTACCTCGGGCGCTTCATCGTGCCGACGGCGATCGCGCTGGTATTGGGTTGCTCGCTCTATCTCGTGTTCGCGACCGATCGCTATCTCAACGTCTTCCATGACGGCGCGTTCGCACGGTGCCTTATCGGCTTTTCTATCGGGGTGATAACGTACCACGCCCACCGACGTCTCCAACTCGAACCGCCACGACCGTTCGCTTCGGCTATCGAGATCGCGGTGGTGGTCGCGGTGACGGGAATGGTCAGCGTCGCGGGAATGGGCGCCTTGTCGCTGCTATTGCCTCCCCTATTCGGCGTTGCGATTTTCGTCTTTGCCACACAGTCCGGCATTATAAGCAAACTTCTTCTGGCTCCTGTGCCGCGTTATCTGGGCAAGATATCCTATTCGATCTATCTGGTTCACCTTTTCATCGTGTACCGATTTTTCAATATGCTTGAGGTCGTGCAACGTAAACTCGGAATCACCGGCCTCGTTACCTCCGTCAACGGCGAAGATTTGGCAGGCCCAACGCCTTTGTGGGGCGATCTGCTTTCGATTACGATGCTGGTCACCGTCATCGCGGTCGCTTCTTTTACCTATTCGTATGTTGAGCGCCCGGCCAACGAATGGTCCCGCCGAAAGCTTCTCGGCAGACGGGAGAAAGGCGTTCCGACAGGGCTTTTGGGCGCGGAAATGCCTGCAACCGAAGGCCGTCCGCGAATATAG
- a CDS encoding acyltransferase family protein, which produces MQTIGDKLDARRGMGPGFDFLRVALAVGIVVWHSFGVARNPVWGDGTPFAWIFGYGMLVMFFSLSGFLISGSAQRLKLHDFLINRGLRIFPALGVEIALSALVLGPLFTTLTLGEYFRDPGTASYFTNIVGKMNFHLPGVFLSNPVSVVNWSLWTVPHEFVCYAIMSALMITGFLRRPSVVLMAIVFIIAAGFIGEAGAFKSLGFVGRVLDFLFVGRGSRLYVGFLLGITMYLYRHRIPYSAILFAAAVGICVVVAAIGPAKWMSYPALACILALPLAYITAFLGATDLPTLPVFHHGDYSYGVYLYGMPVQQTMVALFPSVRDPLLQLGLALPVIILFSMFSWHVIEKPVLALRKRSLLRREGQGCRRGGSVESRRTRSWTGRRRPCFRAERVGERPGSIRDPGRYAKPTVTGKMRRTCNSR; this is translated from the coding sequence ATGCAAACGATCGGCGACAAACTCGATGCGCGACGCGGGATGGGTCCCGGGTTCGACTTTCTGCGCGTGGCTTTGGCAGTCGGGATCGTAGTTTGGCATTCTTTCGGCGTGGCGAGGAACCCGGTATGGGGCGACGGGACGCCTTTCGCCTGGATCTTCGGGTACGGAATGCTGGTGATGTTCTTCTCACTCAGCGGGTTTCTCATCTCCGGCAGCGCTCAGCGGCTTAAGCTGCACGATTTCCTGATCAACCGTGGGCTGCGCATTTTCCCGGCCCTGGGGGTTGAGATTGCCCTTTCGGCCCTCGTCCTCGGTCCGCTCTTCACCACGCTGACCCTTGGCGAATATTTCCGTGATCCCGGGACGGCGAGCTATTTCACGAACATCGTCGGCAAGATGAATTTCCATCTGCCCGGCGTTTTTCTATCGAATCCGGTAAGTGTCGTGAATTGGTCGCTCTGGACCGTGCCTCACGAATTCGTCTGCTATGCCATCATGTCGGCCTTGATGATCACCGGATTTCTGCGTCGTCCTTCAGTGGTGCTGATGGCGATCGTGTTCATCATCGCGGCCGGGTTCATAGGCGAAGCCGGGGCGTTCAAATCGCTGGGCTTTGTAGGGCGAGTTCTCGATTTCCTGTTCGTCGGTCGCGGTTCGCGACTTTACGTGGGGTTTCTGCTCGGCATCACGATGTACCTGTATCGTCATCGTATTCCCTATAGTGCCATTCTCTTTGCCGCCGCGGTCGGGATATGCGTCGTCGTTGCAGCCATTGGGCCGGCAAAATGGATGAGCTACCCGGCACTGGCATGCATTCTTGCGCTTCCGCTTGCCTATATCACCGCCTTTCTGGGGGCGACGGATCTCCCCACGTTGCCGGTATTCCACCATGGGGACTATTCTTACGGCGTGTACCTTTACGGTATGCCAGTGCAGCAAACCATGGTCGCGCTCTTTCCCTCGGTTCGAGACCCATTGTTGCAATTGGGCCTGGCACTGCCAGTCATCATCCTGTTCTCGATGTTCTCCTGGCATGTCATCGAGAAACCGGTTCTGGCACTCCGCAAACGATCTCTCCTTCGTCGCGAGGGTCAGGGGTGTCGAAGGGGTGGAAGCGTCGAAAGTCGGCGCACCCGCAGCTGGACCGGACGGCGTCGTCCCTGCTTCCGGGCCGAGAGAGTAGGCGAACGTCCAGGGTCAATCCGTGACCCCGGGCGGTACGCCAAGCCGACGGTTACCGGGAAGATGCGCCGTACGTGCAATTCCCGCTGA
- a CDS encoding Ppx/GppA phosphatase family protein — protein sequence MGDHSPRMPYRPGSSSGPPARSAPVSGKTPAAPARDKTNAPERPKASVRDGSKAGGKDGERPRGRWPAAQHFAALDLGTNNCRLLIARPQADGFAVVDAFSRIVRLGEGLASTGRLSDAAIERTLTALKICAEKLKRRNVTLSRSVATEACRRATNGPDFIARALAETGIHLDIISAEEEARLAVLGCHVLIEPGDDPALIFDIGGGSTELVLVDTKGPVPRVLDWHSAPWGVVSLTEHIGHAQDREGRLAAYARMREIVAESFAGFASRLPRDIVRPRLLGTSGTVTTLASVHLELSHYDRSQVDGLIVPAASMRRISRDLSGMAMSERATLPCIGTERADLVVAGCAILETIMDLWPAERLGVADRGIREGILRRLMNRERL from the coding sequence ATGGGGGATCATTCGCCCAGAATGCCGTACCGGCCGGGATCGTCCAGCGGACCCCCTGCCCGTTCGGCGCCGGTTTCCGGCAAGACGCCCGCCGCTCCGGCGCGCGACAAGACGAACGCGCCCGAACGGCCCAAGGCGTCCGTCAGGGACGGCAGCAAGGCCGGCGGCAAGGACGGTGAACGGCCGCGCGGGCGCTGGCCCGCGGCGCAACATTTCGCCGCACTGGATCTCGGCACCAACAATTGCCGCCTGCTGATCGCCCGTCCGCAGGCGGATGGCTTTGCGGTGGTCGATGCCTTTTCGCGTATCGTGCGGCTGGGCGAAGGCCTCGCCTCGACCGGGCGATTGAGCGATGCGGCGATCGAGCGGACGCTGACCGCGCTGAAGATCTGCGCGGAAAAGCTGAAGCGCCGCAACGTCACCTTGTCCCGCTCGGTCGCGACCGAGGCGTGCCGCCGCGCGACCAACGGGCCGGACTTCATCGCGCGCGCTTTGGCCGAGACGGGCATCCATCTCGACATCATCTCCGCCGAGGAAGAGGCGCGGCTGGCGGTGCTCGGCTGCCACGTGCTGATCGAACCGGGCGACGATCCCGCCCTGATCTTCGACATCGGGGGCGGATCGACCGAACTGGTGCTGGTGGACACGAAGGGCCCCGTGCCGCGCGTGCTCGACTGGCACAGCGCGCCGTGGGGCGTCGTTTCGCTGACGGAGCATATCGGCCATGCGCAGGACCGCGAGGGTCGGCTGGCCGCCTATGCCCGGATGCGCGAGATCGTCGCGGAAAGCTTTGCCGGGTTTGCCAGCCGTCTGCCGCGCGACATCGTCCGCCCGCGCCTGCTGGGGACGAGTGGCACGGTGACGACGCTTGCCAGCGTGCATCTGGAACTGTCGCATTACGACCGCAGCCAGGTCGACGGGCTGATCGTTCCCGCCGCCTCGATGCGCCGCATCAGCCGCGACCTGTCGGGCATGGCGATGTCGGAACGCGCCACCCTGCCCTGTATCGGCACCGAACGCGCCGATCTGGTGGTCGCCGGCTGCGCGATCCTGGAGACGATCATGGATCTGTGGCCCGCGGAACGGCTGGGCGTGGCGGATCGCGGTATCCGCGAGGGAATCCTGCGGCGATTGATGAACAGGGAACGGTTGTGA
- a CDS encoding RlmE family RNA methyltransferase — MSKDGGGLRVRVKTARKRTAQSTRWLERQLNDPYVRRAKADGYRSRAAYKLIELDERFGFLRGKRRVIDLGLAPGGWSQVVRRQVPKAAIVGIDLLPVDPIDGVTILLMDFMDDAAPDALIAELGGAPDLVLSDMAANTVGHPQTDALRTMGLVETALAFAVDVLEPGGAFVAKVFAGGADPELVAEMKRNFTTVKHAKPPASRKGSVEWFVVAQGFKGRRAE, encoded by the coding sequence GTGAGCAAGGATGGGGGCGGACTGCGCGTCCGCGTGAAGACCGCGCGCAAGCGGACCGCGCAATCGACGCGCTGGCTGGAGCGGCAGTTGAACGACCCGTACGTCCGGCGCGCGAAGGCGGATGGCTATCGTAGCCGCGCGGCGTACAAGCTGATCGAACTTGACGAACGCTTCGGCTTCCTGCGCGGCAAACGGCGCGTGATCGATCTCGGCCTCGCGCCCGGCGGATGGAGCCAGGTCGTCCGGCGGCAGGTGCCCAAGGCGGCGATCGTCGGGATCGATCTGTTGCCCGTCGATCCGATCGACGGCGTCACGATCCTGCTGATGGATTTCATGGACGATGCGGCGCCCGACGCGCTGATCGCCGAACTGGGCGGCGCGCCCGATCTCGTCCTGTCCGACATGGCCGCGAACACCGTCGGCCACCCGCAGACGGACGCGCTGCGCACGATGGGCCTCGTCGAGACCGCCTTGGCCTTCGCGGTCGACGTGCTGGAACCCGGCGGCGCGTTCGTCGCCAAGGTGTTCGCGGGCGGCGCGGATCCCGAACTGGTCGCGGAGATGAAGCGCAACTTCACCACCGTGAAGCACGCCAAGCCCCCGGCGAGCCGCAAGGGATCGGTGGAATGGTTCGTGGTCGCGCAGGGGTTCAAGGGCCGGCGAGCGGAATAG
- a CDS encoding CatB-related O-acetyltransferase has product MFTSVQDFSQSHKVRIGVDVAFGFAGAKETLLEAPVSIRNGIYDVDFVGAYSYIGGRETLIRHVSTIGRFCSIASNVVSGQVEHPTDFLSASPVLTGFDEFGDLDDFYNGNRPMVDKAIAALSTSMSNRIEKITIGNDVWIGEGVFIRRGVKIGDGAVIASRSVVTKDVPPYAIVGGVPAKVIRLRFDCKVIDALIGLQWWNYGLSAIKGADFTDVHQAIPVIERNIASGDAQLYSGTLIKIGEDGQATAWRYSREQNALLPHG; this is encoded by the coding sequence ATGTTCACATCCGTTCAAGATTTTAGCCAATCGCATAAAGTGCGAATCGGTGTAGACGTCGCATTCGGCTTTGCCGGGGCCAAGGAAACGCTGCTCGAGGCACCAGTCAGTATCCGCAACGGTATTTATGACGTCGATTTTGTCGGCGCCTACAGTTACATCGGTGGGCGAGAAACGTTAATTCGGCATGTATCTACGATCGGTCGGTTCTGTTCTATCGCCAGTAACGTCGTTTCAGGGCAGGTCGAACACCCAACCGATTTCCTGTCCGCATCACCTGTTTTGACCGGATTCGATGAATTCGGCGATTTAGATGATTTCTATAATGGCAACCGTCCAATGGTAGACAAGGCGATCGCCGCGCTCAGCACTTCAATGTCGAACAGGATCGAAAAGATCACTATCGGTAATGATGTCTGGATTGGCGAAGGTGTATTTATTCGACGTGGCGTAAAAATAGGCGATGGAGCAGTTATTGCTTCACGCTCAGTTGTCACAAAAGACGTTCCGCCATATGCAATCGTCGGTGGTGTTCCCGCTAAAGTTATCCGATTGCGGTTTGATTGCAAGGTAATCGACGCACTTATCGGACTTCAATGGTGGAACTATGGATTGTCGGCGATAAAGGGCGCGGACTTCACCGATGTCCATCAAGCGATACCTGTCATTGAGCGCAACATTGCGTCGGGTGATGCCCAGCTATACAGTGGAACGCTAATCAAAATTGGCGAAGATGGGCAAGCAACAGCCTGGCGCTACAGTCGCGAACAAAACGCCTTGCTTCCCCACGGCTGA
- the rpoZ gene encoding DNA-directed RNA polymerase subunit omega has translation MARVTVEDCVDKIPNRFDLVLLAAQRARQISGGADLTIDRDRDKNPVVALREIAEQTVKPPHLEEAVISGLQRVQVDDEDEADAVGNLAASAEALRLTAAAPPRNQNLGADYDG, from the coding sequence ATGGCGCGCGTCACCGTCGAAGATTGCGTCGACAAGATCCCCAACCGCTTCGATCTGGTCCTGCTGGCCGCACAACGCGCCCGCCAGATTTCCGGCGGCGCCGACCTGACGATCGACCGCGATCGCGACAAGAACCCCGTCGTCGCGTTGCGTGAGATCGCCGAGCAGACGGTCAAGCCGCCGCATTTGGAAGAAGCCGTGATTTCCGGCCTGCAGCGCGTCCAGGTGGATGACGAGGACGAAGCGGATGCCGTCGGCAACCTCGCCGCCTCGGCCGAAGCGCTTCGCCTCACGGCTGCCGCTCCGCCGCGGAACCAGAATCTGGGCGCGGATTACGACGGTTGA
- a CDS encoding phospholipase D-like domain-containing protein — translation MAEPPPQPSFLVDGDRLTMIDTGPRRLAALIALIDGARVSLRILYYIYVDDDAGVKVRQAMIDAAARGVRVSVIVDGMGSAPAASENFFEPLVAAGASVCRFEPRLGRRYLLRNHQKLALADGEQADASAIIGGFNIQDSYFGTPAEQAWRDLGLLVEGPSAAALTGYFDTLATWIRTPKAPIRALRRLLTQWSQHDGQTRWLLGGPTRHLSPWAKAVRADLRRARTFDLIAGYFAPNPAMLRRLDKVGQRGRVRIVLPSKNDHAAAIWASRFTYAGLLRKNVQIYEYLLTKLHTKLFVIDSVVYVGSANFDIRSMFLNLEIMLRIEDTAFADHARAYVEGEIAQSELITKALYKSRTTLWRRTKQAAAYFVIAVLDYNVTKRLNFGRERL, via the coding sequence ATGGCCGAACCGCCCCCGCAGCCGAGCTTCCTGGTCGATGGCGATCGGTTGACGATGATCGACACCGGCCCGCGCCGGCTGGCCGCGTTGATCGCGCTGATCGACGGCGCACGCGTCTCGCTCCGCATCCTCTATTACATCTATGTCGACGACGATGCCGGCGTGAAGGTGCGACAGGCGATGATCGATGCGGCGGCGCGCGGGGTGCGCGTGTCGGTGATCGTCGACGGGATGGGCAGCGCCCCCGCCGCATCCGAGAATTTCTTCGAGCCTTTGGTCGCGGCCGGCGCATCGGTGTGCCGCTTCGAACCGCGACTGGGGCGGCGCTACCTGCTGCGCAACCATCAGAAACTGGCGCTGGCGGATGGCGAGCAGGCCGATGCCAGCGCGATCATCGGCGGATTCAACATCCAGGATTCGTATTTCGGCACCCCCGCCGAACAGGCGTGGCGCGACCTGGGGCTATTGGTGGAGGGGCCGTCGGCGGCGGCGCTCACCGGCTATTTCGATACGCTGGCGACGTGGATCCGCACGCCCAAGGCGCCGATCCGTGCGCTCCGCCGCCTGTTGACGCAGTGGAGCCAGCATGACGGACAGACGCGCTGGCTGCTCGGCGGGCCGACGCGGCATCTGAGCCCCTGGGCCAAGGCGGTGCGTGCCGACCTGCGGCGGGCGCGGACGTTCGATCTGATCGCGGGCTATTTCGCCCCCAATCCCGCGATGTTGCGGCGGCTGGACAAGGTCGGGCAGCGCGGGCGGGTGCGGATCGTGCTGCCGTCGAAGAACGATCATGCCGCCGCGATCTGGGCGTCGCGCTTCACCTATGCCGGGCTGCTGCGCAAGAACGTGCAGATCTACGAATATCTGCTGACCAAGCTGCACACGAAGCTCTTCGTGATCGACTCGGTCGTCTATGTGGGCTCCGCCAATTTCGACATCCGGTCGATGTTCCTGAACCTGGAAATCATGCTGCGGATCGAGGACACGGCGTTCGCCGATCATGCCCGTGCCTATGTCGAGGGCGAAATCGCGCAGTCGGAACTGATCACCAAGGCGCTGTACAAGTCCCGCACCACGCTCTGGCGGCGGACGAAACAGGCCGCGGCCTATTTCGTCATCGCGGTGCTGGATTATAACGTGACGAAGCGGCTGAATTTCGGGCGTGAGCGGCTCTAG
- a CDS encoding DUF2061 domain-containing protein, whose protein sequence is MFLFRGVESHPRSLVKAVSWRTVGSIDTFVLGLLFTGGNAKIAGSIAGTEVITKILLFYFHERAWSMVKWGHRPFPVEPDQSGEGAATPV, encoded by the coding sequence ATGTTCCTGTTCCGCGGCGTGGAGAGCCATCCACGCTCGCTGGTCAAGGCGGTGTCGTGGCGCACGGTGGGCAGCATCGACACGTTCGTGCTGGGGCTGTTGTTCACCGGCGGCAATGCGAAGATCGCCGGATCGATCGCCGGAACGGAAGTGATCACCAAGATCCTTCTCTTCTATTTTCACGAACGCGCCTGGTCGATGGTCAAATGGGGCCACCGTCCGTTCCCGGTCGAGCCGGACCAGTCCGGCGAGGGTGCCGCCACCCCCGTCTGA
- a CDS encoding LL-diaminopimelate aminotransferase, translated as MSEEFYRMKRLPPYVIAEVNAMRAQARAGGEDIIDLGMGNPDLPPPEHVIAKLVEVAQKPDAHGYSQSKGIPGLRRAQANYYGRRFGVDVDPETEVVVTMGSKEGLASLATAITAPGDVVLAPNPSYPIHTFGFIIAGATIRAVPTTPDDAYFESLERAMAFTVPRPSILVVNYPSNPTAEAVDLAFYERLVAWAKANQVWIISDLAYSELYYDGNPTPSILQVPGAKDVAIEFTSLSKTYSMAGWRIGFAVGNKTLIAAMSRVKSYLDYGAFTPIQAAACAALNGPQDIVEKNRQLYHKRRDVLVESFGRAWWDIPSPRASMFAWAPLPPALAHLGSLEFSKQMLTHAKVAVAPGVGYGENGEGYVRIALVENEQRLRQAARNVRKYLQSMGVNVPTTKAG; from the coding sequence ATGTCCGAAGAATTCTACCGCATGAAGCGCCTCCCGCCGTACGTGATCGCCGAAGTGAATGCGATGCGGGCGCAGGCGCGCGCGGGCGGGGAGGACATTATCGACCTTGGCATGGGCAATCCCGATCTGCCCCCGCCCGAGCATGTGATCGCCAAGCTGGTCGAGGTCGCGCAGAAGCCCGACGCGCATGGCTATTCCCAGTCGAAGGGCATTCCGGGACTGCGACGTGCGCAGGCGAACTATTATGGCCGCCGCTTCGGCGTCGATGTCGATCCGGAGACGGAGGTCGTCGTGACGATGGGGTCGAAGGAGGGGCTGGCCAGCCTCGCCACCGCGATCACTGCGCCGGGCGACGTCGTGCTCGCGCCGAACCCCAGTTACCCCATCCATACGTTCGGCTTCATCATCGCCGGCGCGACGATCCGCGCGGTGCCGACCACGCCCGACGACGCCTATTTCGAGAGCCTGGAGCGGGCGATGGCGTTCACCGTGCCGCGTCCGTCGATCCTGGTCGTCAACTATCCGTCGAACCCGACGGCAGAGGCGGTCGATCTCGCTTTCTACGAACGGCTGGTGGCGTGGGCGAAGGCGAACCAGGTCTGGATCATCTCCGACCTCGCGTATTCGGAACTGTATTATGACGGCAATCCGACGCCCTCGATCCTGCAGGTGCCGGGTGCCAAGGATGTGGCGATCGAGTTCACCTCGCTCAGCAAGACCTATTCGATGGCCGGCTGGCGGATCGGTTTCGCGGTCGGCAACAAGACGCTGATCGCCGCGATGAGCCGCGTGAAATCCTATCTCGACTACGGTGCCTTCACCCCGATCCAGGCGGCGGCCTGCGCCGCGCTGAACGGCCCGCAGGACATCGTCGAGAAGAACCGTCAGCTGTATCACAAGCGCCGCGACGTGCTGGTCGAAAGCTTCGGCCGCGCCTGGTGGGACATTCCGTCGCCGCGGGCGTCGATGTTCGCCTGGGCACCGTTGCCCCCGGCGCTCGCGCATCTCGGCAGCCTGGAATTCAGCAAGCAGATGCTGACCCATGCCAAGGTCGCGGTCGCCCCCGGGGTCGGGTATGGCGAGAATGGCGAAGGTTATGTGCGCATCGCCCTGGTCGAGAACGAACAGCGGCTGCGTCAGGCGGCGCGGAACGTGCGAAAATACCTGCAATCGATGGGCGTCAACGTGCCGACGACGAAGGCCGGCTGA
- a CDS encoding PHA/PHB synthase family protein translates to MAEDAKLPTLEDMQHWTWVMGRAQQLMMESGIPTAPSDLPAMPTAIPPIPGLTDPATLKRTENFWADSLNLWQRFLDPAKASDHVESPDHARDKRFKDPAWRENPVFDWIRQSYFLISDHMMQGIDALHGVDEKQKEQIRFAMRGFLEAMSPSNFAATNPVVLEKTIETRGENLLKGLQNMLADLGKGQLTHTDPNAFEVGRNLAMTPGKVVHRTDLYELIQYSPTTDKVLAVPVVIFPPWINRFYILDLTPEKSFIRWAVEQGITVFMVSWKSADASLSHIVWDDYIAAQIETVDVIRDTLDVPSVHAIGYCVAGTTLAATLAVLAARGEAEKVKSATFFTAQVDFTRAGELLNFIDDEQLETIAKLSPDGFLDGRYMALTFNMLRGRDLIWNYVTNNYLLGEDYTPFDLLHWNGDTTNLPAKWHLSYLSDLYRDNLLVKPGALSAGGTPIDLTKVKTPAYIQAGKDDHIAPVESVFEITRHFGGPVKFLLAGSGHIAGVVNPPTQGKYQYWSNPDRVETLAEFIAGATETKGSWWPDWIGWLHDQDDATVSATGARLPGEGKLKAIGDAPGEYVRAR, encoded by the coding sequence ATGGCCGAAGACGCTAAGCTGCCGACGCTGGAAGATATGCAGCACTGGACCTGGGTGATGGGCCGGGCGCAGCAGTTGATGATGGAAAGCGGCATCCCGACCGCCCCGTCCGATCTGCCCGCAATGCCGACGGCCATCCCACCCATTCCCGGGCTGACCGACCCGGCGACGTTGAAGCGCACCGAGAATTTCTGGGCGGATAGCCTGAACCTGTGGCAGCGTTTCCTGGATCCGGCGAAGGCGTCGGATCATGTCGAATCGCCGGACCATGCGCGCGACAAGCGCTTCAAGGATCCGGCCTGGCGCGAGAACCCGGTCTTCGACTGGATCCGCCAGAGCTATTTCCTGATCTCCGACCACATGATGCAGGGCATCGACGCACTGCACGGCGTCGACGAGAAGCAGAAGGAACAGATCCGCTTCGCCATGCGCGGCTTCCTGGAGGCGATGAGCCCGTCCAACTTCGCCGCGACCAATCCCGTCGTGCTGGAAAAGACGATCGAGACGCGCGGTGAGAATCTGCTGAAAGGCTTGCAGAACATGCTCGCCGATCTCGGCAAGGGGCAGCTGACGCATACCGACCCGAACGCGTTCGAAGTGGGCCGCAACCTGGCGATGACGCCGGGCAAGGTGGTGCATCGCACTGACTTGTACGAACTGATCCAGTACAGCCCGACCACGGACAAGGTACTGGCGGTGCCGGTGGTGATCTTCCCGCCGTGGATCAACCGCTTCTACATCCTCGACCTGACGCCGGAAAAGAGCTTCATCCGCTGGGCGGTGGAACAGGGCATCACCGTGTTCATGGTTTCGTGGAAGTCGGCCGACGCAAGCCTCAGCCATATCGTCTGGGACGATTACATCGCCGCGCAGATCGAGACGGTGGACGTGATCCGCGACACGCTGGACGTGCCGAGCGTTCATGCGATCGGCTATTGTGTCGCGGGCACGACGCTTGCCGCGACGCTCGCGGTCCTTGCCGCACGCGGCGAGGCGGAGAAGGTGAAAAGTGCGACCTTCTTCACCGCGCAGGTCGATTTCACGCGCGCGGGCGAATTGCTCAACTTCATCGACGACGAGCAACTGGAGACGATCGCCAAATTGTCGCCGGACGGCTTTCTCGACGGGCGCTACATGGCGCTGACGTTCAACATGTTGCGCGGGCGCGACCTGATCTGGAACTACGTCACCAACAATTACCTGCTGGGTGAGGATTATACGCCGTTCGATCTGCTGCACTGGAACGGTGATACGACCAACCTGCCGGCGAAATGGCATCTGTCGTATCTGAGCGATCTGTACCGCGACAATCTTCTGGTCAAGCCGGGGGCCTTATCCGCCGGGGGCACGCCGATCGATCTGACCAAGGTGAAGACGCCCGCCTATATTCAGGCGGGCAAGGACGATCATATCGCGCCGGTGGAAAGCGTGTTCGAGATTACCCGGCATTTCGGCGGACCTGTGAAGTTCCTGCTCGCCGGATCGGGGCATATCGCGGGCGTGGTCAATCCTCCGACACAGGGCAAATACCAGTATTGGAGCAATCCTGACCGCGTCGAGACTTTGGCCGAGTTCATCGCCGGCGCGACCGAGACCAAGGGAAGCTGGTGGCCGGACTGGATCGGCTGGTTGCACGATCAGGACGATGCAACTGTGTCAGCGACGGGCGCACGCCTTCCTGGCGAAGGGAAACTGAAGGCGATCGGCGATGCGCCGGGAGAGTATGTCCGGGCGAGGTGA
- the clpS gene encoding ATP-dependent Clp protease adapter ClpS: MAERREDGGDEDGTGLGIATRTRAKTKQPTPYRVLLLNDDYTPMEFVVLVLQRFFRMDMEAATRVMLHVHQKGVGVCGTFSYEVAETKVAQVMEFARQHQHPLQCTLEKA; the protein is encoded by the coding sequence ATGGCCGAACGCCGCGAGGATGGCGGGGACGAGGACGGCACGGGTCTGGGAATCGCGACGCGCACGCGCGCCAAGACCAAGCAGCCGACCCCCTACCGCGTGCTCCTTCTCAACGACGATTATACACCGATGGAATTCGTCGTCCTGGTGCTGCAGCGCTTCTTCCGCATGGACATGGAAGCCGCGACACGCGTCATGCTGCATGTCCACCAGAAGGGCGTCGGCGTGTGCGGAACGTTCAGCTATGAAGTCGCCGAGACGAAAGTCGCGCAGGTTATGGAGTTCGCCCGGCAGCATCAGCATCCGCTGCAATGCACGCTGGAAAAGGCCTGA
- a CDS encoding VOC family protein — protein sequence MFNHVMVGTDDIERSKTFYDAVLGVLGAGEPMRHKSEAGQTRLFYVHAGNTFSVSEPINGEAATCANGGTIGFKCDSAEQVKEFHDVAVAHGGTSIEGPPGLRESSMGALHLSYVRDPDGNKLCGIHRPK from the coding sequence ATGTTCAATCATGTGATGGTCGGCACGGACGATATCGAGCGGTCGAAGACGTTTTACGATGCGGTGCTGGGCGTCCTCGGTGCAGGCGAACCGATGCGCCACAAGAGCGAAGCGGGCCAGACGCGGCTGTTCTACGTGCATGCCGGCAATACGTTTTCGGTGAGCGAGCCGATCAACGGCGAAGCGGCGACGTGCGCCAATGGCGGCACGATCGGCTTCAAGTGCGATTCCGCGGAACAGGTGAAAGAGTTTCACGACGTCGCGGTGGCGCATGGCGGCACCTCGATCGAAGGCCCTCCCGGCCTGCGCGAAAGCAGCATGGGTGCGCTACACTTGTCCTATGTCCGCGATCCGGACGGCAACAAGCTGTGCGGTATCCACCGGCCTAAATAA